The DNA sequence GCCGCCTGGGCAGTTCCCAGGTGCTGGACACCATTCGCCGACTGAAGAAATTCCTCGTGGAGCGCCACCTGCACGTCATTCTCGAAGAAAACATCGCCGAGGTGTTGCCGGGGCATGGCATGCAGACCTCGTCGCGGCAACGGCTGGGCGACTCTTGTGATCTGGTGATTGTCGTCGGCGGTGACGGCAGCTTGCTTGGCGCGGCGCGAGCGCTGGCCAAGCATCGTGTCCCGGTGCTTGGAATCAACCGTGGCAGCCTTGGCTTCCTCACCGATATTCGCCCCGACGAGCTGGAAGAGAAGGTTGCTGAAGTGCTGCGTGGGCAATACACCCTGGAAAATCGCTTCCTGCTCGAAGCTCAGGTCAGGCGCTTCGAGGAGTCCATCGGAGAAGGCGACGCGCTCAACGACGTGGTGCTGCATCCAGGCAAGTCGACCCGAATGATCGAGTTCGAGCTGTACATCGACGGCCAGTTCGTCTGCAGCCAGAAGGCCGATGGCCTGATCATCGCCACGCCCACCGGCTCCACGGCCTACTCGCTGTCTGCTGGTGGGCCGATCATGCACCCTCGGCTGGATGCAATCGTCGTCGTGCCAATGTATCCACATACCCTGTCTAGCCGGCCGATCGTGGTGGATGGCAACAGCGAGCTGAAGATCGTGGTATCGCCGAACATGCAGATCTATCCGCAGGTCTCCTGTGACGGCCAGAACCATTTCACTTGCGCGCCGGGCGATACCGTCACGGTGCGCAAGAAGCCGCAGAAGCTGCACCTGATCCATCCGCTGGACCACAATTATTACGAGGTCTGCCGCACCAAGCTTGGCTGGGGCAGCCGCCTCGGTGGAGGGGAATAGTGATCGTCGATCCGGAGCGCAGCTACGACCTCATCGGGGACGTACATGGTTGCGCTCGTACCCTGGAGCGGCTGCTTGATCAGCTCGGCTATCGCCGGCATGGCGATGTGTGGCGGCATCCGCGCCGACAAGTGATCTTTCTCGGCGACATCATCGACCGCGGCCCACGCATTCGTGAGGCGTTGCATTTGGTGCATGCGATGGTCGAGGCGGAACAGGCCTACTGCATCATGGGCAACCACGAATTCAACGCACTGGGCTGGTACACCCCGGCACCGCCGGAAAGCGGCAAGACCTTCGTTCGCGAACATACCCCGCGCTACGAGACGCTGCTGCAGGAGACCTTCCAGCAGTTCGAACACTATCCGGATGAATGGCGGGCGTTTCGCGAGTGGTTCATGGAGCTGCCGTTATTTCTTCAGAGCGAGCGTTTCCGCGTGGTTCACGCCTGCTGGGATAACGCCGTCATCGATCAGCTTCGCCAGCGTTTGAGCCACGGCTGTGTCGATCCAGAATTCTTGCGCGATGCCGCGTTCAGTGACGGATTCGCGGCCAAGGCACTGGACCGTCTACTGCGGGGCACCGACATGCCGCTGCCCCAGGGCCTGACGCTGACCAGCGCCGAGGGATTCACTCGCAGCTTCTTCCGCACCAAGTTCTGGGAAGAGAACCCCAGGACCTACGGCGATATCGTGTTCCAGCCCGACGGTCTGCCGGAAAAGGCGGCGTGCCTGCCGCTTAGCGAAAGCCAGAAGAGCCGCTTGTTCCTGTACGGGCCCGACGATCCGCTGCTGTTCGTCGGGCATTACTGGCGTAGCGGCGAGCCCGCGCCCATACGCCATAACCTGGCTTGCCTGGATTACAGTGCGGTGAAATACGGCAAGCTGGTCGCCTACCGGCTCGACCAGGAAACCCGACTCGACCCGGCGAAATTCGTCTGGGTGAATGTGGAGCGCTAGATGGTGGTTGTCGAGGCGTTGCGCCTGCCGTTATCCGAAGACTTGAGTGGTTTCGTCGCGCTGTTGCGGCGCCTGCAGGTGCCTTGTCGCGTCTCCGAAGAGTCGGGTGAGCAGGTACTGCGCGTGCCGGCGGAAACCGCCGAGCAAGTTCGTGAACTCTATCAGCGTTACCCGCAAGGCGACGGCGCGGTCGTCGCCGAGCAACCGCCACGCCGCGGTGGGGGATTCGTCGCCAGCCTGCGCCGCAGTCCGCTGACCGCCGCGGTGTTGCTGCTGACGCTGATCGCGGCGGCGATCACCATGCTCGGCGAAAATTTCGAGACCATTCGCTGGTTCAGCTTCAGCGATTTCCGCATCGACGGCGAATACGCCTATTTCGCGACGCTCGAACAGACCCTCGCAGAAGGGCAGTGGTGGCGGCTGGTGACGCCGATCTTCGTGCACTTCGGCTTCCTGCATCTGGCGATGAATTCCATGTGGTACTGGGAGCTGGGGCGGCGCATCGAATATCGCCAGGGCGCGCTGATGCTGTTCGGGTTCACGCTGCTGTTCGGCGTCGTGTCCAACCTGGCGCAATACCTGTTCGGCGGGCCGAGCATCTTTGGCGGGTTGTCCGGCGTCTTGTACGGGCTGCTCGGCCACTGCTGGCTGTTCCAGAAGCTGTCGCCGGACGAAGCCTACCGACTGCCGCCCGGTGTGGTGGTGCTGATGCTGATCTGGCTGGTGGTATGCCTGACCGGGGTGATCGAAGTGGTGAGCTTCGGTGCATTGGCGATCGCTAACGCGGCCCACGTCGGCGGGCTGGTCGCTGGGTGCCTGACCGGTATCCTTGGTGGGCTGCTGGCGCGCCGCAGGGCCGCGGGCCAAGGCAACTGAAAGGCTGATCGTTTTTCCCTAAAGCAGCGGCGCTCGGTAGAATGCGCGCTTGTTTCCCCGGGAGCCGGCCATGTCGTCCTTTATCGAAGCCATCGAAAACATCACCCCCGAAATCTACGAAAACCTGAAAACTGCCGTCGAGCTGGGCAAGTGGAGCGACGGTCGCAAGCTGACGCCCGAGCAGAAGGAAACCTGCCTCGGCGCGATGATCGCCTGGGAAATCCAGAACCTGCCGGAAGAAGAGCGCACCGGTTATATGGGCGGTGATGAATGCGCCTCCAAGAGCAAGAGCAAGGCGCCGATCGACACCAGTCTGTTCGCACCTGCTTCCGGGACCCGTCACTGATGTTGGAGCTAGGACGCGGCGCCCTGAGCAAGATGTCAATTCAGCTGGGTGCCCAAGCGCAATATTCCTTCCGTCTGAACGACGAACTGGTGCCCGTCAATCCGCTGATCGGCAAGACCCTGCGGCTGGAGTACCTCGGCGCCATCAATTGCACGCATTGCGGACGCAAGACCAACAAGAGTTTCAGCCAGGGCTATTGCTATCCCTGCTTCAAGAAGCTCCCGCAGTGCGACATCTGCATCATGAGTCCGGAAAAATGCCACCACGATTTCGGCACTTGCCGCGATCCGCAGTGGGGCATGGACTTCTGCATGACCGACCACGTGGTCTATCTGGCCAACTCGTCAGGTATCAAAGTGGGCATCACTCGCGCCACGCAGTTGCCGACCCGTTGGCTCGACCAGGGCGCGAGCCAGGCGCTGCCGATCATGCGTGTCGCTACTCGCCAGCAGTCGGGCATGGTCGAAGACCTGTTGCGCAGCCAGGTGGCTGATCGCACCAATTGGCGCGCGCTGCTCAAGGGGGATGCCGAGCCCATCGACCTGATCGAGATTCGCGAGCAAATATTCGATGCCTGCGCCGAAGGCCTGCGGGGCCTGCAGCAGCGCTATGGGTTACAGGCAATCCAGCCAGTGGCGGACGCCGAGGTATTGGAGATCCGTTACCCGGTCGATGCCTACCCGACCAAGATCGTCAGTCTAGACTTGGAAAAGACGCCCGTTGTTGAAGGCACCCTGCGCGGCATCAAGGGTCAATACCTGATCCTGGACACCGGCGTGATCAACATCCGCAAGTTCACCGCTTATCAAATAGCCGCAAGCTGCACGCCGTAAACTTCAAGCTTGACCCGCGAAGGCTTGATTCCGGGCGTCGGAGGCAGTCACGGCACATTTACCTGCAGCTTCAAGCTTGCGGCTTGTAGCTGCCTCGAAGAGGCTTTTATCGATGCGCACCGAACAACCGAAAGTCATTCATCTCAAGGATTATCAGGCGCCCGAGTACCTGATCGATGAAACACACCTGACCTTCGAACTGTACGAAGACCGCACCCTGGTGCATGCGCAACTGGTAATGCGCCGCAATCCTGAAGCGGGCGCCGGCCTGCCGCCGTTGCAGTTGCACGGCCAGGATCTCGAACTGATGTCCCTGTCGCTGAACGACCGCCAGCTCGGCCTCGGTGATTACGAGATCGCCGAGGAAAGCCTGACCCTGCAGCCCGACGCTGCCAGCTTCACGCTCGACAGCACCGTGGTCATCCATCCGGAGAGCAACACCGCGCTGGAAGGCCTCTACAAATCCGGCAGCATGTTCTGCACCCAATGCGAGGCCGAGGGCTTCCGCAAGATCACCTATTACCTTGATCGCCCGGATGTGATGAGCAAGTTCACCACCACGGTCAGCGCCGAGAAGCATGCCTATCCAATCCTGCTGTCCAACGGCAACCCGATCGCCAGCGGCGAAGAGGACGACGGCCGCCACTGGGCGACCTGGGAAGATCCGTTCAAGAAGCCGGCTTATTTGTTCGCACTGGTGGCCGG is a window from the Pseudomonas sp. MTM4 genome containing:
- a CDS encoding NAD(+) kinase produces the protein MDQFRNIGIIGRLGSSQVLDTIRRLKKFLVERHLHVILEENIAEVLPGHGMQTSSRQRLGDSCDLVIVVGGDGSLLGAARALAKHRVPVLGINRGSLGFLTDIRPDELEEKVAEVLRGQYTLENRFLLEAQVRRFEESIGEGDALNDVVLHPGKSTRMIEFELYIDGQFVCSQKADGLIIATPTGSTAYSLSAGGPIMHPRLDAIVVVPMYPHTLSSRPIVVDGNSELKIVVSPNMQIYPQVSCDGQNHFTCAPGDTVTVRKKPQKLHLIHPLDHNYYEVCRTKLGWGSRLGGGE
- a CDS encoding metallophosphoesterase → MIVDPERSYDLIGDVHGCARTLERLLDQLGYRRHGDVWRHPRRQVIFLGDIIDRGPRIREALHLVHAMVEAEQAYCIMGNHEFNALGWYTPAPPESGKTFVREHTPRYETLLQETFQQFEHYPDEWRAFREWFMELPLFLQSERFRVVHACWDNAVIDQLRQRLSHGCVDPEFLRDAAFSDGFAAKALDRLLRGTDMPLPQGLTLTSAEGFTRSFFRTKFWEENPRTYGDIVFQPDGLPEKAACLPLSESQKSRLFLYGPDDPLLFVGHYWRSGEPAPIRHNLACLDYSAVKYGKLVAYRLDQETRLDPAKFVWVNVER
- a CDS encoding rhomboid family intramembrane serine protease; the protein is MVVVEALRLPLSEDLSGFVALLRRLQVPCRVSEESGEQVLRVPAETAEQVRELYQRYPQGDGAVVAEQPPRRGGGFVASLRRSPLTAAVLLLTLIAAAITMLGENFETIRWFSFSDFRIDGEYAYFATLEQTLAEGQWWRLVTPIFVHFGFLHLAMNSMWYWELGRRIEYRQGALMLFGFTLLFGVVSNLAQYLFGGPSIFGGLSGVLYGLLGHCWLFQKLSPDEAYRLPPGVVVLMLIWLVVCLTGVIEVVSFGALAIANAAHVGGLVAGCLTGILGGLLARRRAAGQGN
- a CDS encoding YeaC family protein — its product is MSSFIEAIENITPEIYENLKTAVELGKWSDGRKLTPEQKETCLGAMIAWEIQNLPEEERTGYMGGDECASKSKSKAPIDTSLFAPASGTRH
- a CDS encoding DUF2797 domain-containing protein, translating into MLELGRGALSKMSIQLGAQAQYSFRLNDELVPVNPLIGKTLRLEYLGAINCTHCGRKTNKSFSQGYCYPCFKKLPQCDICIMSPEKCHHDFGTCRDPQWGMDFCMTDHVVYLANSSGIKVGITRATQLPTRWLDQGASQALPIMRVATRQQSGMVEDLLRSQVADRTNWRALLKGDAEPIDLIEIREQIFDACAEGLRGLQQRYGLQAIQPVADAEVLEIRYPVDAYPTKIVSLDLEKTPVVEGTLRGIKGQYLILDTGVINIRKFTAYQIAASCTP